Proteins encoded in a region of the Leishmania donovani BPK282A1 complete genome, chromosome 14 genome:
- a CDS encoding glutathione synthetase, putative, with product MPATTTTATATTSAAVPKDVLECLPSEEELAAKCLELGLVIHQPHTYEITHPALSLRPFPMKADVLYQLYDRQLLWNEAINRTSRNFEFLRDSMKSTAESDRGFTGRLLSILEKVYMTTPVGAKAPVYQPLMLGILRTDYMSSVDPESGSHLSSAEVAAAVAAGTARQWKNIEINTISCSFAGISPLVQRFHAYLHKFREAFMNVGAAAAVESTKAASYATPSVVATSPRQRESAYVTDEKHNSGVQVSAALAEAVAAWRDAVPYSSFLRQYQQRTGVALKPIVLAVVQENELNTADQYKLLLELLETHGVLSLRRTLAQLHETMQLEHATLCGNKHDCSTETKEDLSEQLQPPFAVVDKKYVVAVAYFRSTYVPKDLPTETAWQTRERIEESNAVKCPSVPYHLMTFKKMQQLMSNVSEVLAPVSFDGDQQKAAALAEHFVPQYSLNKDEYARLATNRQRIDEGKVINDPEHWIADAVLRPERYVLKPQLEGGGNLIAGEPMQRMLRDVTSDDPVYQKIRREYILMRKIDHPVATGVFFQRNRIHVLERNACSEVGIFGVILSSDANGYIINQAAGSLVRTKPADVTDGGVVAGVAALDSVQIIS from the coding sequence ATGCccgccacgacgacgacggccaccgccaccaccagtgCAGCAGTTCCCAAGGATGTACTTGAGTGTCTTCCGAGTGAGGAGGAGCTCGCAGCCAAGTGCCTTGAGCTGGGACTTGTCATTCATCAGCCCCACACTTACGAAATCACCCATCCTGCCTTGTCCCTGCGGCCCTTCCCTATGAAGGCGGATGTGCTGTACCAGTTGTACGATCGCCAGCTCCTGTGGAATGAGGCGATCAACCGCACGTCGCGTAACTTCGAGTTCTTGCGTGACTCCATGAAGTCGACGGCAGAGAGCGATCGCGGCTTCACCGGCCGGCTGCTTTCCATCCTGGAGAAGGTGTACATGACCACCCCCGTCGGGGCGAAGGCCCCGGTGTACCAGCCGCTTATGCTGGGCATCCTTCGCACCGACTACATGAGCTCCGTCGACCCCGAGAGCGGCAGCCACCTTTCCTCCGCCGAGGTCGCGGCCGCGGTTGCAGCAGGGACGGCACGACAGTGGAAGAACATCGAGATCAACACCATCAGTTGCTCATTCGCCGGTATCTCCCCGCTGGTGCAGCGTTTTCACGCGTACCTTCACAAGTTCCGCGAGGCCTTCATGAAcgttggcgctgcggcggcggtcgagAGCACTAAAGCGGCTTCGTATGCCACGCCGTCCGTCGTCGCCACATCGCCGCGGCAACGCGAGTCTGCGTATGTGACAGACGAAAAGCACAACTCGGGGGTGCAGGTGTCGGCGGCTCTTGCCGAGGCAGTTGCTGCTTGGCGCGACGCCGTGCCCTATTCAAGCTTCCTTCGTCAGTATCAGCAGCGCACGGGTGTCGCGCTAAAGCCGATTGTGCTCGCTGTAGTGCAGGAAAACGAGCTTAACACGGCTGATCAGTACAAGCTGTTGCTGGAGCTGCTTGAGACGCATGGCGTGCTAAGTCTGCGGCGCACGCTCGCGCAGTTGCATGAGACGATGCAGCTGGAGCACGCCACTCTTTGTGGCAACAAACACGATTGCAGCACGGAGACGAAGGAGGACTTgagcgagcagctgcagccgcccTTCGCCGTGGTGGACAAGAAGTACGTTGTAGCGGTGGCTTACTTCCGCAGCACCTACGTGCCGAAGGACTTGCCGACGGAGACGGCGTGGCAGACGCGAGAGCGGATAGAGGAGTCCAACGCGGTGAAGTGCCCGAGCGTTCCGTACCACCTGATGACCTTTAAAaagatgcagcagctcatgTCGAACGTGTcggaggtgctggcgccggTGAGCTTCGATGGCGACCAGCAGAAGGCAGCCGCCCTGGCGGAGCACTTTGTTCCGCAGTACTCGCTGAATAAAGATGAGTACGCGCGGCTTGCAACGAACcggcagcgcatcgacgAGGGTAAGGTGATCAACGACCCGGAGCACTGgatcgccgacgccgtgTTGCGCCCGGAGCGGTATGTGCTAAAGCCGCAGCTGGAGGGAGGCGGCAACCTCATCGCCGGAGAGCCCATGCAGCGCATGCTGCGTGATGTGACGAGCGATGACCCGGTCTACCAGAAGATCCGGCGTGAGTACATCTTGATGCGCAAAATCGACCACCCCGTTGCGACTGGTGTCTTCTTCCAGAGAAATAGAATCCACGTGCTGGAGAGGAATGCGTGCTCAGAGGTCGGCATCTTCGGCGTCATCTTGTCATCCGACGCAAACGGGTACATCATTAATCAAGCCGCCGGCAGCTTGGTGCGGACGAAGCCGGCGGATGTCAcggacggcggcgtggtAGCTGGCGTAGCGGCCTTGGACAGCGTGCAGATAATCAGTTAG
- a CDS encoding mitochondrial DNA polymerase I protein C, putative yields the protein MDDGDIADDAAAGANLGEAEQVGRAAEVREETDYSAVDAEGVPPPADTAAASSAPAHTSALPCIGNLLDFESPLNLRLATLTRQHGKAFRAIAVYLPETRVTVNFDITFEDIASGARLVCKLNEIKSRYVEWISLFRASFVAIFVPTLQSPSAALLQNAIGSSRPARPPPPAGSYHPRLNEDPDHLFFSYAKLREVISHKKKDKELNPQLLTVAVLNAYAEEWKNFIAAPLSCAPQSFLLAAFNFQSRSGDISAGAMLNKELLQAQLAAAADAIVLYSSTSGNQAARRRTGAVAASLAATSSGLLRSDKDRWGLIFVSAPARTAAGTAAVPPMQDLLTGQFVQPLSLSERHLIYIIGTGSAAESFARFPLARKGKCAFSILLQDVESQLGLERPHRLNLTSMLTQALDSFSRITWMGLMKEENGEPHMPHPSSAFYRLQRRSVQREIMPSFLEPVFAPGPRLMGGDAGGRPVDAMCRPIRGGAPDGAVGRGGASARDLRATAQASRLLEEHIQVIYNSQERLNREKALQEAMRSRVAYFMHVTSASVTAARRADNPFSARNGMVDVSGQLWTSLSLMNPPAVRHWRAKIEDKTGEVKEFVDPEVVLPDTLPIGPPDAPDPKDRAENAILIGWDIKRILLFLRRSVRLRTFLYNGGKIWCAQYAQYLLKGFNNLHLATMERTLLQYHDGPLKGSMQPLAKLKLIYETQLEVAVSTRQMSSVQHRMDGLLASMEMELQGLQLVPQSQVTYFANTLRLEHERLEKVLHHKIMDFTQSMDDDVRQRINFRSPQDISTIIYGGGLCRHLGSRFIPVKPTRYPATSLFPHAVCHVTGTKAPEAYMQADALLGGNGGTGSGGQSSGSAITLNDVRRSLQRIQQLCKRCTMDALIQQTAVVVVLCKVKIGGWMEQISLYCPAVTGPEAREINLRVAVDDIIPVAERPDVVTVTQLKERIAAYEPLKQLLAVSSAASTGEAKAPTTRKSGGKRTRQGGRAAGDGDTAADLRNILILTNCAHDKLESLVDTGVLEAIKKAVFDGQVDGVGADGEPASLERVCFADVSKAFPPPPQGADSFESDFSELSSSNATTFSARCTWEAHAKELVSLGGVEGAVKSIVSQCASVVGTPRDAFRSSQPTPSSAPQGLHGQERASTAGMLWMVTPEKLHPLLRRFLRGKSASSGADAMERVTMLLSPYKTIDLSFFSALQQLRFTEKKLQLFEEGCLFRAVLPECHDRVHGELCHCVTATGRLSSQSPNLQNIPKEEDLRRLIVSRFGAQGMMIEADYSQLEVVVLAALCRDPRMMQELRDNVDFHCLRVSLMTKEPYEDVVRKAKVEKDPQYIQLRQQAKVFSFQRQYGAGVSTISTTTGLTEQEVDRLIVAEEHHYKELCKYYSLVTRCVEAGADRLLRLRTLDTSLWNANIRRAVMLTEPIYYFVVPTGSKFDFTRDRKSVPRLKNYPVQGLAGEIVQIMCGAIVREFYRKRNYGEKAFLVNTVHDCVWVDAHKCVADEVHADLARIMGHTQEAIAALWPDMKLDVPFKAEIHSGPSLGELSV from the coding sequence ATGGACGACGGCGATATCGCAGACGATGCCGCGGCAGGTGCAAACTTGGGCGAAGCGGAACAGGTAGGCCGCGCAGCCGAGGTGCGCGAGGAGACAGACTACAGCGCGGTGGACGCCGAGGGAGTGCCACCCCCGGCCGACACCGCGGCTGCTAGCAGCGCTCCAGCGCACACATCGGCACTGCCGTGCATCGGCAACCTTCTCGACTTTGAGAGTCCGCTGAATCTCCGGCTTGCCACGCTGACGCGGCAGCACGGTAAGGCGTTCCGCGCGATCGCCGTGTACCTGCCAGAGACACGTGTCACCGTGAACTTCGACATCACCTTCGAGGACATCGCGAGCGGCGCGCGGCTTGTGTGCAAGCTGAATGAGATCAAGTCGCGCTATGTGGAGTGGATCAGCCTCTTTCGCGCGTCCTTCGTCGCCATCTTTGTGCCAACGCTACAGTCGCCGAGCGCGGCCCTGCTGCAGAACGCCATCGGCTCGTCGCGGCCTGCaagaccgccgccgccggcaggcAGCTACCACCCCCGGCTGAACGAGGATCCTGACCATCTCTTCTTTTCCTACGccaagctgcgcgaggtaATCTCGCACAAGAAGAAGGATAAGGAGCTGAacccgcagctgctcacCGTCGCGGTGCTGAACGCGTATGCCGAGGAGTGGAAAAACTTCATCGCGGCACCGCTTTCGTGCGCCCCGCAGTCGTTTCTGCTCGCCGCCTTCAACTTTCAAAGCCGCTCCGGCGACATCAGCGCTGGCGCGATGCTCAACAAGGAGctcctgcaggcgcagctagcggcggctgccgatGCGATTGTGCTGTATTCCTCGACGAGCGGCAATCAAGCCGCGCGGCGCCGAACCGGTGCGGTCGCCGCATCTCTCGCAGCCACCTCGAgtgggctgctgcgcagcgacaaAGACCGGTGGGGCCTCATCTTtgtgtcggcgccggcgcgcacggcagccggcacggcagccgtcCCCCCAATGCAGGATCTGCTCACCGGCCAGTTTGTGCAGCCGCTCTCCCTGTCAGAGCGGCACCTGATCTACATCATCGGCACCGGCTCGGCCGCCGAGAGCTTTGCCCGCTTCCCGCTCGCACGCAAGGGCAAGTGCGCCTTCTCGATTCTTCTCCAGGATGTGGAGTCTCAGCTGGGGCTGGAGCGGCCGCACCGGCTGAACCTGACCTCCATGCTGACCCAGGCGCTGGATAGCTTTTCGCGCATCACGTGGATGGGCCTAATGAAGGAGGAGAACGGTGAACCGCACATGCCGCACCCGAGCTCCGCCTTCTACCGactgcagcgtcgcagcgTGCAGCGGGAGATTATGCCAAGCTTCCTTGAGCCCGTCTTTGCGCCCGGGCCGCGCTTGATGGGAGGCGACGCCGGTGGCAGGCCCGTCGATGCCATGTGCCGCCCCatccgcggcggtgctccagacggcgctgtcggcagaggtggcgccTCCGCGCGTGATTTGCGTGCCACCGCACAGGCTAGCCGACTCCTGGAGGAGCACATTCAAGTAATCTACAATAGCCAGGAGCGACTCAACCGagagaaggcgctgcaggaggcgatgCGGAGCCGCGTCGCATACTTTATGCACGTCACAAGCGCAAGCGTCACGGCCGCCCGCCGCGCGGATAACCCGTTCTCAGCGCGCAACGGCATGGTGGACGTGTCGGGACAACTGTGGACGTCGCTCAGCTTGATGAACccgccggcggtgcgtcACTGGAGGGCCAAGATCGAAGACAAGACGGGCGAGGTGAAGGAGTTTGTTGAcccggaggtggtgctgccagACACGTTGCCGATCGGCCCACCTGACGCGCCGGATCCGAAGGACAGGGCCGAGAACGCCATCCTGATCGGGTGGGACATCAAGCGCATCTTGCTGTtcctgcggcgcagcgtgcgGTTGCGCACGTTCCTGTACAACGGTGGCAAAATCTGGTGCGCTCAGTATGCCCAGTACCTGTTGAAGGGTTTCAACAACCTACACCTGGCTACGATGGAGCGAACGCTGCTGCAGTACCACGACGGGCCGCTGAAGGGCTCGATGCAGCCCTTGGCAAAGCTGAAACTGATCTACGAGACGCAGCTCGAGGTCGCTGTGAGCACGCGGCAGATGTCCtcggtgcagcaccgcatGGACGGCCTGTTGGCGTCGATGGAGATGGAGCTGCAAgggctgcagctggtgccgCAGTCGCAGGTGACGTACTTTGCCAATACGCTGCGCCTCGAGCACGAACGACTAGAGAAGGTGCTGCATCACAAGATCATGGACTTTACACAGTCCATGGACGACGATGTGCGGCAGCGTATCAACTTCCGTTCACCACAGGATATCAGCACCATCATCTACGGCGGTGGTCTGTGTCGCCACCTCGGGTCGCGTTTTATTCCTGTAAAGCCGACCAGGTACCCGGCAACGAGCCTCTTCCCGCATGCCGTGTGCCATGTCACTGGCACCAAGGCGCCAGAGGCGTACATGCAGGCGGACGCCTTActcggcggcaacggcggcaccggcagcggtggccaaagcagcggcagcgccatcactCTGAATGATGTGCGGCGCAGCCTGCAAAGAATCCAGCAGCTCTGCAAGCGCTGCACGATGGATGCGCTGATTCAGCAGACCGCtgtcgtggtggtgctcTGCAAGGTGAAGATCGGCGGCTGGATGGAGCAGATATCGCTCTACTGCCCCGCCGTCACAGGCCCCGAGGCGCGTGAGATCAACCTGCGTGTGGCCGTGGACGACATTATTCCCGTTGCGGAGAGGCCGGATGTAGTGACGGTGACAcagctgaaggagcgcatcgccgcctaCGAGCCACTCAAGCAGCTCCTCGCAGTGTCGTCCGCGGCATCGACAGGGGAGGCGAAGGCACCCACAACACGGAAGTCCGGTGGCAAGAGGACGCGACaaggaggcagagcggcCGGTGACGGTGACACCGCGGCAGACCTGCGCAACATTCTCATTCTAACAAACTGCGCGCACGACAAGCTGGAGTCGCTTGTGGACACTGGAGTACTCGAGGCCATCAAGAAGGCCGTGTTCGACGGGCAAGtggacggcgtcggcgcggaCGGAGAGCCGGCATCGCTGGAGCGGGTGTGCTTCGCGGACGTCAGCAAGGCCttccctccgccgccgcagggcGCCGACTCTTTCGAGTCCGACTTCTCGGAGCTCAGCTCGTCCAACGCCACGACCTTCTCGGCCCGGTGCACATGGGAAGCGCATGCAAAGGAGCTCGTGTCGCTCGGTGGCGTCGAGGGAGCTGTGAAGAGTATTGTGTCGCAGTGCGCCTCGGTCGTGGGCACGCCGCGGGACGCATTCCGCAGTTCGCAGCCGACTCCGTCGAGCGCGCCGCAGGGCCTGCATGGGCAGGAGCGGGCCTCGACGGCCGGCATGCTGTGGATGGTGACACCGGAGAAGCTGCAccccctgctgcggcgcttctTGCGCGGCAAGTCTGCGTCAtccggcgccgacgcgatGGAGCGGGTGAcgatgctgctgtcgccgtaCAAGACAATCGacctctccttcttctccgcgctgcagcagctacGCTTTACCGAGAAGAAACTGCAGCTCTTCGAGGAGGGCTGCCTCTTccgcgccgtgctgccggAGTGCCACGACCGCGTTCACGGCGAGCTATGCCACTGCGTGACGGCCACGGGCCGCCTTTCTTCTCAGTCGCCGAATTTGCAGAACATTCCGAAGGAAGAGGATCTGCGCCGCCTGATCGTGTCACGATTCGGTGCGCAGGGTATGATGATCGAGGCAGACTACAGCCAGCTCGAGGTCGTAGTCCTGGCCGCGCTGTGCCGAGACCCGCGCATgatgcaggagctgcgcgacaacGTCGACTTCCACTGCCTACGCGTCTCCCTTATGACAAAGGAGCCCTACGAGGATGTGGTGCGCAAGGCCAAGGTGGAGAAGGACCCGCAATACAtccagctgcggcagcaggcgaaggTGTTCTCCTTCCAGCGCCAGTacggcgctggcgtctcGACCatctccaccaccacggGGCTCACGGAGCAGGAGGTGGATCGCCTTATTGTGGCCGAAGAGCACCACTACAAGGAGCTGTGCAAGTATTACAGCCTCGTTACGAGGTGCGTGGAGGCAGGTGCGgatcggctgctgcggctgcgcacgctgGACACGTCTCTCTGGAACGCCAAcatccgccgcgccgtgATGCTGACGGAGCCGATATACTACTTTGTTGTGCCCACCGGCAGCAAGTTTGACTTTACGAGGGACCGCAAGAGTGTGCCGCGTCTGAAGAACTACCCAGTGCAGGGACTTGCTGGTGAGATTGTGCAGATCATGTGCGGCGCCATCGTGCGCGAGTTCTACCGCAAGCGCAACTACGGCGAGAAGGCGTTTTTGGTGAACACTGTGCACGACTGCGTTTGGGTGGACGCGCACAAGTGTGTCGCCGACGAGGTTCACGCTGATCTCGCCCGCATCATGGGGCACACGCAGGAAGCTATTGCGGCCCTCTGGCCGGACATGAAGCTGGATGTTCCCTTCAAGGCAGAGATTCACTCGGGTCCGTCGCTGGGGGAGTTGTCGGTGTAG
- a CDS encoding immunodominant antigen, putative, with product MASVSNLTTAPAATGKSVLKTMVAIFKEEADIPRVLGESEAFIAYTLKNRRAIRLICRANNERGAFRLHESPVHDLRFVNFHSNVAASASSSDFYVWVAVFERGGAGHGAGDKAAATEGRLTVKPYFKLADKVIINTFHFFINPANNMPDLLVLYGKTAAVLESSKLISEYSTSMLEAKLSAASRELRQLPQETSLRSMCTTFSGSWLAFTSEATKVMACTLRNTTTPAWSGCEGDEIVQLSFVGSNAAAAGDSAAAPAADSSSALLAVSSKTRVCVWKLTGVAEPALLRIFTFGGIVTMLTSRNAMAIFNDDGKLARVQVRGDDDFDTTVYDMGGAVRPTSVCYHESTRFATVLVDAVKELDLYQLATNTSAPSASSPTSTPAKEATKAAAAPAPRSSTTPFADPSIISTGIPFRPSASSYAAAPVSASASSSAPAGSASPPAKAISSTATNANPITAMAAYNNARSALQNATLPQSLDGLVASAVYQGDEALRRAIDGLLNVVKNVAQILSLTPDQLTRDHQQLISLALEAQMTELQQTASASAAAAAPAVPAAVATNSRHSEAFNSYALAKLLAPVASEIATGVTRGVRDTLRTELDAAVNAAFNSSIRVNQKEVLRRRLEEALQETPRTLGENAAKWIDAYVERELSESLARMNASMSALEEENRKLQAALTQIVNSGAVQEVEAMRAELAELRAAIRSGEAIGNNGAAAGAGAAATPSPQTVIETAEKYIKEGRISQGLSYVVMAQNARCCVQLLDRLSEDDVARVVSDAETTEATWVKLITQMCEQEATETADELEKVASFLFDVLSEHDEVIAKKTAKAQQVRSDVRHLIARARGKIESSDVRRMLKDLEKSIQ from the coding sequence ATGGCGTCTGTGTCGAACTTGACCACTGCCCCGGCTGCCACCGGGAAGAGTGTACTGAAGACCATGGTGGCCATCTTCAAGGAGGAGGCTGACATTCCACGTGTCCTAGGCGAGTCGGAGGCGTTCATTGCCTACACGCTTAAGAACCGTCGTGCGATTCGGCTCATCTGCCGCGCCAACAACGAGCGCGGTGCCTTTCGGCTACACGAGAGCCCGGTGCACGACCTGCGCTTCGTGAACTTCCACAGCAACGTGGCTGCCTCTGCGTCTTCCAGTGACTTCTACGTGTGGGTAGCAGTTTTCgagcgaggaggtgctggtCACGGAGCTGGTGacaaggccgccgccacggaggGGCGTCTGACGGTGAAGCCATATTTCAAGCTCGCCGACAAGGTTATCATCAACACGTTCCACTTCTTCATCAACCCCGCAAACAACATGCCTGACCTTCTCGTGTTGTATGGCAAGACggccgcggtgctggagagctCGAAGCTCATCTCAGAGTACTCGACGAGCATGCTGGAGGCGAAGCTGAGCGCAGCGAGccgcgagctgcgccagctgccgcAGGAGACTTCGCTCAGGAGTATGTGCACCACCTTCAGTGGCAGCTGGCTCGCCTTCACGTCGGAGGCGACGAAGGTCATGGCGTGTACGCTGCGCAACACGACGACGCCAGCATGGAGCGGGTGCGAAGGGGATGAAATTGTGCAGCTCAGCTTCGTCGGCAgcaacgcagcggcggcgggtgatagcgctgcagcgccggcggcggactccagcagcgcccTGCTTGCTGTCAGCTCCAAGACaagggtgtgcgtgtggaagCTTACCGGCGTCGCagagccggcgctgctgcgcatcttcACCTTCGGCGGCATTGTGACCATGCTCACGTCTCGTAACGCCATGGCCATCTTCAATGACGACGGCAAGCTGGCGCGTGTTCAGGtgcgcggcgacgacgacttcGACACTACGGTGTACGACATGGGCGGCGCGGTGCGGCCGACGAGCGTGTGCTACCACGAGTCGACCCGCTTTGCCACGGTGCTGGTCGACGCCGTCAAGGAGCTGGACCTTTACCAGCTCGCCACGAACACCTCTGCGCCAAGCGCGTCGTCCCCGACCTCCACACCGGCGAAGGAGGCAACTAaagctgcggctgctcccgcgcctcgcagcagcaccacgcccTTCGCCGACCCCTCCATCATCAGCACCGGGATCCCGTTTCGCCCGTCCGCGAGCAGCTACGCGGCTGCGCCTGTTtcagcgtcggcgtcgtcttcAGCCCCTGCCGGCTCTGCGTCCCCGCCCGCCAAAGCAATATCGTCGACAGCTACGAACGCGAACCCGATAACTGCCATGGCCGCGTACAACAACGCTCGCAGCGCTCTCCAAAACGCCACCCTGCCACAGTCGCTGGACGGGCTTGTGGCGAGCGCTGTGTACCAGGGCGACGAAGCcttgcgccgcgccatcgaTGGCCTGCTGAATGTGGTGAAGAACGTTGCGCAGATCCTCTCGCTCACTCCCGACCAGCTCACGCGCGATCATCAGCAGCTCATCTCACTagcgctggaggcgcagaTGACGGAGCTGCAACAGACCGCGAGCGcgtctgcggcagccgcggccccTGCCGTgcctgccgccgtggcgacgaACAGTCGCCACTCCGAAGCCTTCAACAGCTAcgcgctggcgaagctgctggcgccCGTTGCGAGCGAGATTGCCACTGGGGTGACGCGTGGCGTGCGTGATACTCTTCGCACCGAGCTGGATGCCGCCGTGAACGCCGCCTTCAACTCGAGCATTCGTGTCAATCagaaggaggtgctgcgtcgccgcctcgaGGAGGCGTTGCAGGAGACACCGCGGACGCTCGGCGAGAACGCCGCCAAGTGGATCGACGCGTACGTTGAGCGGGAGCTGAGCGAGTCGCTGGCGCGCATGAACGCAAGCATGAGCGccttggaggaggagaaccgCAAGCTGCAGGCAGCCTTGACGCAGATCGTGAACTCCGGTGCTGTGCAGGAGGTGGAAGCCATGCGGGCAGAGCTTGCGGAGCTCCGCGCCGCGATCCGTAGCGGTGAAGCCATCGGTAATAAcggagctgcggctggcgctggcgcagcagcgacgccgtcccCACAGACGGTGATCGAGACGGCGGAGAAGTACATCAAGGAGGGCCGCATTTCGCAGGGCCTTTCCTATGTCGTGATGGCGCAGAAcgctcgctgctgtgtgcagctgctggaccGCCTCTCGGAGGATGATGTGGCGAGAGTGGTGTCTGACGCGGAGACGACGGAGGCGACATGGGTGAAGCTGATCACGCAGATGTGCGAgcaggaggcgacggagacgGCAGATGAGCTCGAAAAGGTCGCGTCGTTCCTCTTCGACGTGCTGTCGGAGCACGACGAGGTGATCGCCAAGAAGACGGCAAAGGCGCAGCAAGTCCGCAGCGACGTGCGCCATCTGattgcgcgcgcgcgcggcaagATTGAGAGCAGCGACGTTCGCCGCATGCTGAAGGACCTCGAGAAGAGCATTCAATAA